The Elaeis guineensis isolate ETL-2024a chromosome 3, EG11, whole genome shotgun sequence region TCATAATCACTTGTATAGtaatactaatacaaaaatatggatgcttattggagaatgagttcactgaattgatcgatCTATAGAGAGAACATTTAATAGAGTCTTACAAGCATGTCAGATAGTTCTTTAGTGAAAATATTGCAAGTGATTTAGATATAAGATCATCCTAttaccttatgtatatgaatctatattttgcgTCATTCCTTAGCATGAATCTCTAAAATATGTATGGGATGTTTTGAAAGTTATAagtggtcaacaagaaatcgatcatTCCTTATAAGGGAAGAAAACATCGTATATGATGTCATAGGATAATGACTCTTGATGTTTTTGACATCATTATTAGATCGAGACTTATATGGATAAGTATTTAGGCTTGACATGATTTTATGTCCATAGCTTATCTAGGATATTGTATgaatcgaaggattaaattgcatgGTAATTCATTATtgaatgatattttgatattttcattgaaATTCTACATATTCTGGATTgtcatgatatgttactagacGTCAATTTTAACTTGTGGGCTTGTattaattaaagagtttaatttagcaATCAATTAGAAGTTGTTCTAATTAATTGGTGCATTTGGGCttaatttattcttaatttaGTTTGGTTATGAGTCTGAGTTTActattggctagatgtggaactcaatgagTAACACACTTAAGGAATTGATCATAGCCTAAAGTAAttagatttattaaaaatttatgggtttaatagacatgctagcacatggattAATCCAAGTTTCTAATCAATCCTAGCCCAAAGGTATTTGATCTTATCGAAACTCTAGAGTTTTGATCAATTCAAAGAGGGCTTACACCTAGGTCTCCCTGGCACCACAAATTCCCTCgcatgaaagagtttcatgtggTGTGAAAAGCCTCTAAATCCCCTTATCCCTTGGTGCCCAAAAGAGTTTCATCTGGTTTTCTCCTCTCAAATCCCATGCACCAAAATTGTTGGTGCCTAGAGAGTTGCGCCCAAAAGGAAGAGACCTTCTGCCTTACTCCTCTTCCACGCCTTAAGTGTTTGGTGTATCCCATGCGGTTTCCATTTAATTCATGCGTATAAGTTCAGAAGCCAAAGAGTTTGGCCGCATGAAAAGTTTATATGCCAAAGATTGTCTACGCGTCCCTTCATATATTATTTAAAGAAGGCATTCAAAAgtgaaatatatgaaaaaatgagTGTGGTAAGAAAACAGATAGAAAAGCATAATGTCTACTTTCTTAAGAGGTTGATGTACCAAGAGTTggatatttaaaagaaaagaggGTGTACTAGTCTTTTGAGAGAAGACTTTAAAAGATTTTTAGGCATGTTCATTGTGAAGGGTAGAAAGCTCTCAAATTGTGGTGTGCTTCGTGCTTGAAAAGGAGGGAGTGCTGAATTTTTGTGAAGAATTTTCAACATAACAAAAGATTGAAAAGATCCGTGATCGGTTTCTATGTGGAGGGTATCTACTTGGATGTCTAGTGGAGATCGTAATTAGACTATCATCTACTTAGAGATATACTTATTTGGTTATTACTTATATTGTGTTTGATTGACATCAATAAGATCTATGTgggattagatttttaattgtttatttttaagagttaatagcatattaaagaaaaattgaaaattatattttgctGTATAACCAAAACCCGACGGGTTGGATTGGTGTCTAGTCGTATTTATATTATATTGACCCATACTGGACCCGGATGATCCAGGGGATGGATTGGGTTGAAAAACATAACTAGTCTCAAGCTGAAATGTAGACTAGGTCCAACTTTTAAATTGGACCGGTAGGTCTTCAAATGATTGGATTGGGTATAATTACTTCAGGATCAGCCTGGTCACAGGTCGATCTGTCTCATTTGCAGCCCTAGCATGAAACTCTCCCTTTCTTCAATGTTTATTGGAACGTTTATCCAAGTAATCATTATTTTGTTGTTTTTTTGGAATCCTTTCTGATGCGCTCCAAATGTGAATAAATGTACGGGATGAATGAATGTACAGGTCTTCACCATTAGGACTCTGAAACAATATGTTATGGTGTAACATCTTTTTCAGGTTTCATAGAGTTTTGTCCACGTTATGGATGCTGGTAGCTTCGCTTTTTTCAAGGCTTGTGGTGTCGTGACAATTTAAGCCACTTGATGGTGCAGCGCTGCTAGTTTTTCCTTTTAGACATTCGTTCTTTCAAGTGCCCCGTCTTTTGGTTGTGGATGGATAATGAAAAAAGTAGTGGGTGTTTGTAATGCAGGTTAGATCTATAGGAAAATATTGCTAATATGTGCAACTACTTTACCTAAGATGTGATGAGGAAGTTGCTTTTGTCTCATTGAAGGTGGATTAAATCCTTTTGAAACCTTGACTAGTTGCTCATGTAAGCCACTACAGAAGGTTCCAACTCATTGTTTTCTAGCGGAAGCGTCTCACTTCCCCCATTTACTTCAAAAAGAAAACTCATTGTTTGCTATAGACAATCATTTAGATCGGTAAAGTTATTGGTCTAAACGGACACTTGTTGCCTACTGGGTTTCTCCTCTTTATCTAGTGGTTGCAGGTCGATTACGGCACGTATGTGTGAGAAAGTGAACGGTTgaagatttttaattattttatcaactTGATAAAGGGTTCAGGTTGTATATTTTCGCCAAGGAATGATAGACTTTCTTTTGCAACATCAACCGTTTCATCGCGCAATAGCTGATTCGAGAGCTATGCAAGATGATGGAAGAAAAAGTTGGGGTGCTTTGGTATATGTGCAATACGCGATCCAACAGCTGACGTTTGagattacaatatatatatatatatatatatatatatatagagagagagagagagagagagagagagagagagagagagagagagagagacttgggtagCGGGAGGATGGATCCCTCAACAATGCTTGACAAGTAGTGAGAGGATGGATGGATTTGTTTCTATGTGAAGGTGTAGAAAAGGGAGCAGCATAGGAAGAGGTATAGGAGGCTAGGAGCATCTCTGGCTCAAATATGCCGAGTCTTGTATTTTTTTGTAAAGGAGGACACCTGATATTAAAGCAAACCAGTAGGAGTGTAACACAAAGTATAAGAGTTAGATGAGTGGGCCACAACTGTGGATGAAAAAGTCCCATACAATAATTGATCCAGTAATTGTAGTTTACAACCCCGCAGCAACCTGTGCAGAAAGAGCTCCATGATTCAATGAACATAGAACCTGAGCATAAGCCGAGTCATCTTAATGATCCGGATCTTTATAAAAAagattctttctctcttttttttttttttttttcttccatagtggagattttcttaaaaaatatcgcGGGAGACAAAATCTTCTAAGAGTCATCTTGACTAATCTGTCGCAGGGAGAGATCCATTGCACCTGATTATTTTCCAAAAATAGGATGGACGCAAGGTTACAATTTTGTTTAGTTCAACTCTTTTGGCTCCGACAACGTGAAAGATTTGAATTGGAATTAAACCTCCAACTAAGGACAGTGTAATGTACCCGTTAATATATTGCATTACGTGAAGTAAATCCACTGCCAGCTACCGTCCAGCACAAGATCATAGGCCTCAGAGAGGTGGTTGCATCTCTTGTCCCCATCCTGACGTATAACCTCTAATAGCACTTCAATCATACATTCCCCATCCAAATAAACTAATCCTCACCACTAAACCGGTGGTCCCATCCTGGCCCACCAACTGATCCGACCATAAACTCCGATCCCAAAATCCCAGCCGTCGACGTCTCCATATCAGCCCTCTTGGGTGACAATGAGGTCAAAGGTATACCCCGGATGAGTGGGATCTACTGTGGCATCTCCCTTCTCCTGCCCTCGATTCCTGGCATCTTCCCATCAGATTCCATGCTCTACGCAACGGCCCAAATTTACTCTCCTCTATATATCCCAACGTTCCTACCCTTCGCTCCTACTCCGAGGCCAAAGCTCTCTCTCGCTCTTTGGAAACATCGTTCCCAATTCGCCCACCAATTTTTTGGGTTCTCTTCCCGAAATGGACCTCCTCGAAATGCCCTTGGAGGCCATCGTGCTCCGCTTCCACTCCCTTCCCGCCGCCGTCGCCGCCGGCTCCCTCTGGGCCTGCCTCGCCGTCCTCGCCGCCGCCCTCGGCATCTGGCGCATCCGCGCCGTCGGATCCCGATCCGACGACGTCTCTCTCCCCCACTCCCCCATCACTTCCAAGTCCGAGCCGGGACAAGCCCCGTCTCCGTCTCCGGCGCCGGCGCCATCGACGGTGCCGAAGTCTCCCAAGCCGACCGTGCGGGCCCCGCACTGTCACGTGGAGGACGCCGGCACTCCCAAGGCCCGGTTCACGGCGTACTACGGCTCCTGCGACTGGTTCGACGTGGAGGATGACGGCGATGAGCAAGTGGAGGTGGATAATGGACGGAAGGATGACGGCGCTCGTGTCGTCAGGGCTCGTTTGACGGCGCCGTTGGAGGGATTTGGGTGGGAGGGGTTGATGGTTGGGAGGCGGGGGGATCTTGGGTGGTACCGTTACCAGGACCTGACGGCCCTTAACGGCAGCGTCGTCCGGTTGTGGGAGACGGCGACGTCACGAAGGAGGTCGCCGATGGAATTGTAGGGGTATAACAGGAATTTGGAGAAAATTTGTGAAATgtatataatttttgtataattaataattttggccTCCTCTTTTCTTTTGCCTCTTGCTTCTCCTGATAAGTTTATTACCTTGGTCCTTGAACCAAAATGGTGATGGGACACAGATGGAATTACTCCATTCCTTTGCACTTCTAGAAGGCTATTTTTAGTGAGTGGCAACATAAATAAATTTTGGACATTTTAGGCGTGTCATGATGAAAACGGCCTTGTGTTTGTTTGGTTGGTGATCTGTCACAACTGTGGTTACAGAAGTTGCAAATAATGTCACACCTGATAATTAATATCAGGTTACCAACCAAGAGAAAATTATATACTCCcacaattaatttaaaattttatcaattgGCCCATAAGTGAAAATATCAAACTAAGATGCTTGTTGTAAGTTCAGCATCTTCTATTTCCTTAAAATATTAATTCAAGCGCTCTTTTAGATTAAGTTTGCATCGTTTGgtggaaaaataatttattgtgACATTCTAGTTTACATATATACCTACTTATTCTTATCTTAGTATATGTCTGTCTCCATATGTGTTACATAAGCTTCATTAGCAATTGAGTTAATCTTTTGGTGCTAGGTAGTTTGCCATGGATATGTACAATGGTAAGCTCTAGAAGAGAGTATTTAATCTAGGTTAAGAGTTTATTAGTtccagtagattttttttttctttttttcatgttatgtctattttttttctctccatgACATCTCATATTGATATAATTTCTTTATATGTCTAGTAGCAACTTGCGTGATGGGTTCATTGAATTAACAACAATCAATTCATCGGAAATTTGTGTTCACACGTAACCAATGATGGTGAAGGCTGGTTGATTCATCAAAGCACAAGTGCCGTGACAATTTTTGTTGTAGGATAGC contains the following coding sequences:
- the LOC105042019 gene encoding uncharacterized protein; its protein translation is MDLLEMPLEAIVLRFHSLPAAVAAGSLWACLAVLAAALGIWRIRAVGSRSDDVSLPHSPITSKSEPGQAPSPSPAPAPSTVPKSPKPTVRAPHCHVEDAGTPKARFTAYYGSCDWFDVEDDGDEQVEVDNGRKDDGARVVRARLTAPLEGFGWEGLMVGRRGDLGWYRYQDLTALNGSVVRLWETATSRRRSPMEL